In Mycobacterium gallinarum, a single window of DNA contains:
- a CDS encoding MFS transporter, with protein sequence MANYPSDPGDGGHRRARPNPTPSANRWLPPLDDSARSRASVPPRGSVGAGAGERITVTRAAAQRSREMGSKMYGLVHRAATADGADKSGLTALTWPVVANFAVDAAMAVALADTLFFAAASGESKGKVALYLLITIAPFAVIAPLIGPALDRLQHGRRVALATSFILRTALVVVLIANFDGATGSFPPWVLYPCALGMMVLSKSFSVLRSAVTPRVLPPSIDLVRVNSRLTMFGLLGGTMVGGAVAAAAQYLFRVLELPGALYVVVAVSVAGAALAMRIPKWVEVTEGEVPATLSYHGRTGELRREPAPQKWTPARQPLGRNTITALWGNCTIKVMVGFLFLYPAFYAKSHDASGWEQLRILGMIGAAAAIGNFIGNLASARMQLGHPAQMVVRCTIAVTASALATAIAGNLLVAAIGTLITSGASAIAKASLDASLQDDLPERSRASAFGRSESLLQLAWVAGGAIGVLIYTQLWVGFTGVSAVLILGLAQTVVSYRGDSLIPGLGGNRPVLAEQEGGRRPDNAAVAPE encoded by the coding sequence ATGGCCAACTACCCCAGTGATCCCGGCGACGGCGGCCACCGCCGGGCGCGGCCGAATCCCACTCCGAGTGCCAACCGGTGGCTGCCACCGCTCGACGATTCGGCACGGTCACGCGCATCCGTACCCCCGCGCGGCTCCGTCGGCGCCGGGGCGGGCGAACGGATCACGGTGACCAGAGCGGCCGCACAACGCAGCCGCGAGATGGGCTCCAAGATGTACGGCCTGGTGCACCGCGCCGCTACGGCCGACGGCGCCGACAAGTCCGGGCTGACCGCGCTCACGTGGCCGGTGGTCGCCAACTTCGCGGTCGACGCGGCGATGGCCGTCGCACTGGCCGACACGCTGTTCTTCGCAGCGGCCTCCGGCGAGAGCAAGGGCAAGGTCGCGCTGTACCTGCTCATCACCATCGCGCCGTTCGCCGTCATCGCTCCCCTGATCGGACCCGCACTGGATCGGCTGCAGCACGGGCGCAGGGTCGCACTCGCCACGTCGTTCATCCTGCGCACCGCGCTTGTGGTGGTGTTGATCGCCAACTTCGACGGTGCCACCGGCAGCTTCCCGCCGTGGGTGCTCTACCCGTGTGCATTGGGAATGATGGTGCTGTCCAAGTCATTCAGCGTGTTGCGCAGCGCGGTGACCCCGCGGGTGCTGCCGCCGAGCATTGACCTGGTCCGGGTGAATTCTCGGCTGACGATGTTCGGTCTGCTTGGCGGAACGATGGTCGGCGGCGCGGTTGCCGCTGCGGCCCAGTATCTCTTCCGCGTACTGGAACTGCCCGGCGCGCTGTACGTCGTCGTCGCCGTCTCGGTGGCGGGCGCAGCGCTGGCGATGCGGATCCCCAAGTGGGTCGAGGTGACCGAGGGTGAGGTGCCCGCGACGCTGAGCTACCACGGTCGCACCGGTGAGCTGCGCCGCGAGCCAGCACCCCAGAAGTGGACCCCGGCACGACAACCGTTGGGCCGCAACACGATCACCGCGCTGTGGGGTAACTGCACCATCAAGGTGATGGTGGGCTTCCTCTTCCTCTACCCGGCCTTTTACGCGAAATCGCACGACGCCAGCGGTTGGGAACAGCTGCGTATTCTCGGCATGATCGGCGCGGCCGCCGCCATCGGAAACTTCATCGGCAACTTGGCCAGCGCGCGGATGCAGCTCGGCCACCCGGCCCAGATGGTCGTGCGCTGCACCATCGCGGTCACCGCGAGCGCGCTGGCGACCGCCATCGCAGGCAATCTCTTGGTGGCTGCGATCGGCACGCTGATCACGTCGGGCGCGAGCGCGATCGCGAAGGCGTCGCTCGACGCGTCGTTGCAGGACGACCTCCCCGAACGGTCCCGAGCGTCCGCCTTCGGTCGTTCAGAGTCGTTGTTGCAGTTGGCCTGGGTCGCCGGCGGCGCGATCGGCGTGCTGATCTACACCCAATTGTGGGTCGGCTTCACCGGTGTCAGTGCGGTACTGATCCTGGGCCTCGCGCAGACGGTGGTGAGCTATCGCGGCGACTCGCTGATCCCCGGCCTCGGCGGTAACCGTCCGGTCCTGGCCGAGCAGGAGGGCGGACGCCGCCCGGACAATGCGGCGGTGGCGCCGGAGTGA
- a CDS encoding DUF2771 domain-containing protein — MKRVLAVLAVVVVIASAATGVLIWRLAQHPPPKHPEISAYTDGQLVRIGPYSYCDVVNLNDCETPQTIGELAVDGRHPVQLSVPSAISDAPWLLGRTYEGSDVLEEFTPGSTLAVTIPTVDPHRGKLTGFVVQLPTIVVDQDGNELPAWHAEWSVRTVWPQPAE, encoded by the coding sequence GTGAAACGCGTTCTCGCCGTCCTGGCGGTCGTGGTCGTCATCGCGTCCGCGGCCACGGGTGTGTTGATCTGGCGGCTGGCCCAGCACCCTCCGCCCAAGCACCCGGAGATCAGTGCTTACACCGACGGACAGCTCGTACGGATCGGGCCGTACAGCTATTGCGACGTGGTGAACCTCAACGACTGCGAAACCCCGCAAACGATAGGCGAACTCGCCGTCGACGGGCGGCACCCGGTGCAACTGTCGGTGCCGTCGGCGATCTCCGACGCACCCTGGTTACTCGGCCGCACGTACGAGGGCTCCGACGTGCTCGAGGAGTTCACCCCGGGCAGCACGCTCGCGGTCACCATTCCCACCGTCGACCCGCATCGCGGAAAGCTCACCGGCTTCGTCGTGCAACTGCCCACGATCGTCGTCGACCAGGACGGCAACGAGTTGCCGGCATGGCATGCGGAGTGGTCGGTGCGAACCGTCTGGCCTCAGCCCGCTGAATGA
- a CDS encoding glutathione S-transferase family protein — protein MSYVASGGDFNRDTNYITTRITADGRDGYPVEAGRYRLVVARACPWANRTIIVRRLLGLEDSLSIGFCGPTHDQDSWTFDLDPGGVDPVLKIPRLKDAFLKRFPDYEKGITVPSIVDVPTGEVVTNDFAQMTLDFSTEWTKFHREGAPQLYPDHLRDEIDEVAKRIYTEVNNGVYRCGFAGSQDAYDKAYDRLFTALDWLSERLENQRYLVGDTITEADVRLFTTLARFDPVYHGHFKCNRNKLSESPVLWAYARDLFQTPGFGDTTDFVQIKQHYYIVHKDINPTQIVPKGPDLSNWLAPHGREALGGRPFGDGTPPGSTRDGERVPAGHSAG, from the coding sequence ATGAGCTATGTCGCCAGCGGTGGCGATTTCAACCGCGACACGAACTACATCACCACGCGAATCACCGCCGACGGTCGCGACGGGTATCCCGTCGAGGCCGGCCGGTATCGATTGGTCGTCGCGCGGGCCTGCCCGTGGGCCAACCGCACCATCATCGTGCGACGGCTGTTGGGGCTCGAAGACAGTCTCTCCATTGGCTTTTGCGGTCCCACCCACGACCAGGACAGCTGGACGTTCGACCTGGACCCCGGCGGCGTCGACCCGGTGTTGAAGATTCCGCGCCTCAAGGACGCCTTCCTCAAGCGGTTCCCCGACTACGAGAAGGGCATCACCGTGCCCTCGATCGTCGACGTGCCGACGGGCGAGGTGGTGACCAATGACTTCGCGCAGATGACGCTGGACTTCTCCACCGAGTGGACGAAGTTCCACCGCGAGGGCGCGCCGCAGTTGTACCCGGACCATCTGCGCGACGAGATCGACGAGGTCGCCAAGCGCATCTACACCGAGGTGAACAACGGCGTGTACCGGTGCGGATTCGCCGGCTCCCAGGACGCCTACGACAAGGCCTACGACCGGTTGTTCACCGCGCTGGACTGGCTCTCCGAGCGGCTCGAGAATCAGCGATATCTGGTCGGCGACACCATCACTGAGGCCGATGTGCGTCTCTTCACGACGCTGGCCCGTTTCGACCCCGTCTACCACGGCCACTTCAAGTGCAACCGCAACAAGCTCTCCGAGTCGCCGGTGTTGTGGGCCTACGCCCGCGACCTTTTCCAGACCCCCGGCTTCGGCGACACCACCGATTTCGTGCAGATCAAGCAGCACTATTACATCGTGCACAAAGACATCAACCCGACGCAGATCGTGCCGAAAGGCCCGGATCTGTCCAACTGGTTAGCCCCGCATGGGCGGGAAGCGTTGGGCGGCAGGCCGTTTGGCGATGGCACGCCGCCGGGTTCGACGCGCGACGGCGAACGGGTGCCCGCCGGTCATTCAGCGGGCTGA
- a CDS encoding cold-shock protein — MPTGRVKWYDAEKGFGFLSQEDGEDVYVRSSALPSGVEGLKAGQKVEFGMAAGRRGPQALSVKIIDSPPSLTRTRREAAAAEHKHTPDELHGMVEDMITLLEGAVQPELRKGRYPDRKVARRVSEVVRAVASELDA, encoded by the coding sequence GTGCCGACCGGCCGGGTTAAGTGGTACGACGCCGAAAAGGGATTCGGCTTTCTGTCGCAGGAGGACGGTGAGGACGTCTACGTCCGCTCGTCCGCGCTGCCGTCGGGCGTCGAGGGGCTCAAGGCCGGACAGAAAGTCGAGTTCGGCATGGCCGCCGGTCGTCGCGGCCCGCAGGCGCTGAGCGTGAAGATCATCGACTCGCCGCCGAGCCTGACGCGCACCCGTCGTGAGGCGGCTGCCGCCGAGCACAAGCACACACCGGACGAGCTGCACGGCATGGTCGAGGACATGATCACGCTGCTGGAAGGCGCGGTTCAGCCCGAGCTACGTAAGGGCCGGTACCCCGATCGCAAGGTCGCACGACGAGTGTCCGAAGTGGTGCGTGCCGTCGCAAGCGAGCTCGACGCCTGA
- a CDS encoding YccF domain-containing protein, with the protein MRLILNVIWLVFGGLWLALGYLLAALICFILIITIPFGFASLRIASYALWPFGRTVVDMPGTRPGALIGNIIWVILCGIWLAIGHLVSAAAMAITIIGIPLALANLKMIPISLLPLGKEIVPVDSLNGGANRSIGAAA; encoded by the coding sequence ATGCGCCTGATCCTGAACGTCATATGGTTGGTCTTCGGCGGTCTCTGGCTGGCGTTGGGCTATCTGCTGGCAGCGTTGATCTGCTTCATCCTCATCATCACGATCCCGTTCGGCTTCGCATCGTTGCGCATTGCGTCCTACGCGCTGTGGCCGTTCGGCCGAACCGTCGTCGACATGCCGGGTACGCGTCCGGGTGCGCTGATCGGGAACATCATCTGGGTCATCCTGTGCGGCATCTGGCTGGCCATCGGCCATCTCGTCAGTGCAGCCGCCATGGCGATCACCATCATCGGCATTCCGCTGGCGCTGGCCAACCTCAAGATGATTCCGATCTCGTTGCTGCCGCTGGGCAAGGAGATCGTTCCGGTTGACAGCCTCAACGGCGGGGCGAACCGGTCGATCGGAGCCGCCGCATGA
- the moaA gene encoding GTP 3',8-cyclase MoaA, protein MTVVDLGVPSLGPADPAPTDGPLVDTFGRIATDLRVSLTDRCNLRCTYCMPADGLDWLPGDQLLAPAELIRLLRIAVTRLGITSVRFTGGEPLVAKNLDEIVAATAALRPRPEITLTTNGIGLARRAAKLKDAGLDRINVSLDTVDAARFSRITRRDRLSDVLDGLAAAKAAGLNPVKVNAVLDPDTGLDDAVQLLRFCIDHGYQLRIIEQMPLDADHQWQRGRAVSADDILAVLRRHFDLTPNTEPRGSAPAELWRVDGDRGLVGVIASVSHAFCSACDRTRLTADGQVRNCLFARQETDLRHLMRTGADDDGLAAAWRAAMWAKAAGHGINDPGFVQPDRPMSAIGG, encoded by the coding sequence ATGACGGTCGTCGACCTGGGTGTGCCGTCGCTGGGCCCGGCCGATCCCGCGCCCACAGACGGTCCACTCGTCGACACCTTCGGGCGGATCGCCACCGACCTGCGCGTGTCGTTGACCGACCGGTGCAACCTGCGCTGCACCTACTGCATGCCCGCCGATGGGCTGGACTGGCTGCCGGGCGATCAGCTGTTGGCACCGGCGGAGCTGATCCGGCTGCTACGCATCGCCGTGACGCGGCTGGGCATCACCAGCGTGCGCTTCACCGGCGGCGAGCCGTTGGTAGCCAAGAATCTCGATGAGATCGTCGCCGCCACCGCCGCACTGCGGCCGCGGCCCGAGATCACGTTGACCACCAACGGCATTGGGCTTGCCCGGCGCGCGGCGAAGCTGAAGGACGCCGGGCTGGACCGGATCAATGTGTCATTAGACACCGTGGATGCCGCACGGTTCAGCCGGATCACCCGCCGCGACCGGCTCAGCGACGTGCTCGACGGCCTCGCGGCCGCAAAGGCCGCAGGGCTCAACCCGGTCAAGGTGAACGCGGTGCTCGACCCGGACACCGGTCTGGACGATGCAGTGCAACTGCTGCGGTTCTGTATCGACCACGGATACCAGCTGCGCATCATCGAGCAGATGCCGCTCGACGCGGACCATCAGTGGCAGCGCGGCAGGGCCGTGAGTGCGGATGACATCCTCGCCGTGTTGCGCCGCCACTTCGATCTCACGCCGAACACGGAGCCGCGGGGTTCGGCGCCCGCAGAACTGTGGCGGGTCGACGGTGACCGCGGCTTGGTGGGCGTCATCGCCTCGGTCTCGCACGCGTTCTGCTCGGCGTGCGACCGTACCCGCCTGACCGCGGACGGCCAGGTTCGCAACTGCCTGTTCGCACGACAGGAGACGGATCTGCGTCACCTGATGCGGACGGGCGCCGACGACGACGGCCTGGCAGCCGCCTGGCGCGCCGCGATGTGGGCCAAAGCCGCCGGGCACGGCATCAATGACCCTGGCTTCGTCCAGCCGGATCGTCCGATGAGCGCAATCGGCGGGTAG
- a CDS encoding MoaD/ThiS family protein, which yields MTSTSRTTRPTDIEVTVRFFAAARAAAGNEVETIRLRPHTTLAELVAQLSARDQNLAKVLMRCSFLRDGVAVRDADVALTNAATIDVLPPFAGG from the coding sequence GTGACCTCTACCTCCAGGACCACTAGGCCCACCGATATCGAGGTGACCGTTCGGTTCTTCGCCGCCGCGAGGGCCGCCGCAGGTAACGAAGTGGAGACGATCCGGCTTCGTCCGCACACGACGCTCGCCGAGTTGGTCGCGCAACTCAGCGCGCGCGACCAGAATCTCGCGAAAGTATTGATGCGCTGCTCGTTTCTGCGCGACGGCGTGGCCGTGCGCGACGCCGACGTGGCGTTGACAAACGCCGCGACCATCGACGTTCTTCCGCCCTTCGCCGGCGGGTGA
- a CDS encoding transglycosylase family protein, whose protein sequence is MSGRHRKPTASAVNVAKIAFTGAVIGTGGIALAGHANAATDGEWDQVARCESGGNWAINTGNGYHGGLQFSPSTWSGHGGGEFAPAAYLASKEEQIAVAERVLAGQGKGAWPSCGGPLSGPTPRNVVDDAIADLNNLLPPPPPNPFAPPPPPPPPAPFDALAAPAPPPPPPGAPLPPPPPPADALAAPIPPPPPPAAPLPPPPPPADALAAPIPPPPPPAAPLPPPPPADALAAPVPPPPADPMAPPPPPPIDALAAPVPPPPVDPMAPPPPAPIDALAAPVPPPPPVDPMAPSTDVAQQLADWDVAEGTVPADQPQMWALHADAPLQPAPAVPPPPAPPAPAPGAPVAVAAPAPDPLAQVNLPQPAMDAANQAVSGELPVPAEVPHLPSPENLNPGTTIDRGAVTTDSPNVSYLKEIWHAIQTQDVTGKDALLALTQRPLTTPDRTTGQVPNLPGQLPPDPALAPPPPPAPAPGLPAPAAPPAPGAPPPLPPA, encoded by the coding sequence ATGAGTGGACGGCATCGTAAGCCCACTGCATCGGCCGTAAACGTCGCGAAGATCGCCTTCACAGGCGCTGTCATCGGCACTGGGGGCATTGCCCTCGCCGGACACGCCAACGCCGCCACCGACGGCGAATGGGATCAGGTCGCCAGGTGCGAATCTGGTGGCAACTGGGCGATCAATACCGGCAACGGATACCACGGTGGACTCCAGTTCTCCCCGAGCACCTGGTCGGGCCACGGCGGCGGCGAGTTTGCGCCTGCCGCGTACCTGGCCAGCAAGGAAGAGCAGATTGCCGTCGCCGAGCGTGTGCTCGCCGGTCAGGGCAAGGGCGCATGGCCGTCGTGCGGTGGCCCGCTGTCCGGCCCCACGCCGCGCAATGTGGTCGACGACGCGATCGCCGACCTGAACAACCTGCTGCCGCCTCCGCCGCCGAACCCGTTCGCTCCCCCGCCGCCTCCTCCGCCACCCGCGCCGTTCGACGCGCTGGCCGCACCGGCTCCTCCGCCGCCGCCTCCGGGTGCACCCCTGCCCCCGCCGCCACCCCCGGCCGACGCGCTCGCCGCCCCGATTCCGCCGCCACCACCCCCGGCCGCACCACTGCCTCCGCCGCCACCCCCGGCCGACGCGCTCGCCGCCCCGATTCCGCCGCCACCACCCCCGGCCGCACCACTGCCCCCGCCACCCCCGGCCGACGCGCTAGCCGCCCCGGTTCCGCCACCGCCGGCCGACCCGATGGCCCCGCCGCCGCCACCACCGATCGACGCGCTGGCCGCACCGGTGCCTCCGCCGCCGGTCGACCCGATGGCCCCGCCGCCCCCGGCACCGATCGACGCGCTGGCCGCACCGGTTCCTCCGCCGCCGCCGGTCGACCCGATGGCCCCGTCTACAGACGTCGCGCAGCAGCTGGCGGACTGGGATGTCGCCGAGGGCACCGTGCCTGCCGATCAGCCTCAGATGTGGGCGTTGCACGCCGACGCACCGCTTCAGCCCGCACCGGCAGTTCCTCCGCCGCCGGCCCCGCCGGCACCCGCGCCCGGTGCACCCGTCGCCGTTGCGGCACCCGCGCCCGATCCGCTGGCCCAGGTCAACCTTCCGCAGCCCGCCATGGACGCGGCCAACCAGGCCGTGTCCGGTGAGCTCCCCGTGCCCGCCGAGGTTCCGCATCTGCCGAGCCCGGAGAACCTGAATCCGGGGACGACGATCGACCGCGGCGCCGTCACGACCGACAGCCCCAACGTCTCCTACCTCAAGGAGATCTGGCACGCGATCCAGACCCAGGACGTCACCGGCAAGGATGCGCTGCTGGCGCTGACTCAGCGTCCGTTGACAACCCCGGACCGCACCACCGGTCAGGTGCCCAACCTGCCGGGCCAGCTCCCGCCGGATCCGGCGCTTGCGCCTCCGCCGCCCCCTGCTCCGGCACCGGGACTGCCCGCGCCGGCGGCACCTCCGGCGCCCGGTGCGCCGCCGCCGCTACCGCCTGCCTGA
- a CDS encoding molybdenum cofactor biosynthesis protein MoaE: MTVVLRAEVSDHPIELAEYEALVAHEAAGAVVGFAGVVRDHDGGRGVIRLEYSAHPTAQQTLADVAAEIAATSHGVRAIAVSHRIGVLDIGDAALVAAVAADHRGAAFETCQRLVDTVKERLPVWKHQFFSDGSEEWVGSA; the protein is encoded by the coding sequence ATGACCGTCGTCCTGCGCGCCGAAGTCAGCGACCACCCGATCGAGCTGGCCGAGTACGAAGCCCTTGTCGCTCATGAAGCCGCGGGCGCGGTGGTGGGTTTCGCCGGCGTTGTTCGCGACCACGACGGCGGCCGCGGGGTGATCCGGCTGGAGTATTCGGCGCACCCCACGGCGCAGCAGACCTTGGCCGACGTGGCCGCCGAGATCGCCGCAACCAGTCACGGGGTGCGGGCCATCGCGGTGAGCCACCGCATCGGCGTACTCGACATCGGCGACGCCGCACTCGTCGCGGCCGTGGCCGCAGACCATCGCGGTGCGGCGTTCGAAACCTGCCAGCGTTTGGTCGACACCGTCAAAGAACGGCTCCCGGTGTGGAAACACCAGTTCTTCTCGGACGGCTCCGAAGAGTGGGTCGGATCGGCCTGA
- a CDS encoding MogA/MoaB family molybdenum cofactor biosynthesis protein: protein MTAADTRSGRVIIASTRAAAGVYEDKTGPVIVGWLNQRGIGAPAPTVVADGGGVNQALSVAVGEKVDVVITSGGTGISPTDGTAEATAAIVDYQIPGLADAIRRAGEDKVPTSVLSRGVCGVKGRTLIVNLPGSTGGVKDGLAVLDKVLEHALDQLAGGDHSR from the coding sequence GTGACGGCTGCGGATACCCGGTCGGGGCGGGTCATCATCGCCTCCACCCGCGCCGCGGCGGGGGTGTACGAGGACAAGACCGGACCGGTCATCGTCGGCTGGCTCAATCAACGGGGCATCGGCGCCCCCGCACCGACCGTCGTCGCCGACGGTGGTGGAGTGAACCAGGCCCTGTCCGTCGCGGTCGGCGAAAAGGTCGACGTCGTCATCACGTCCGGCGGAACCGGGATATCGCCGACCGACGGCACCGCGGAGGCGACCGCCGCCATTGTCGACTACCAGATCCCCGGTCTCGCCGACGCGATACGTCGAGCAGGCGAAGACAAAGTGCCTACGTCTGTGCTCTCCCGCGGCGTCTGCGGCGTAAAGGGACGCACCCTGATCGTCAACCTTCCGGGTTCGACCGGTGGCGTCAAAGACGGTCTGGCGGTGCTGGACAAAGTGCTCGAGCACGCACTGGATCAGCTTGCGGGAGGGGACCATTCACGATGA
- the moaC gene encoding cyclic pyranopterin monophosphate synthase MoaC has translation MTEPAGAASAPSARPALSHIDEAGAAHMVDVTAKDATKRTAVAAGALHTTPEVVAMIASGGLPKGDALATARVAGILAAKRTSDLIPLCHQLALTGVDIDFVIDGAQVAIAATVRSTDRTGVEMEALTAVSVAALTLYDMIKAVDPAARIDDIRVLRKEGGKTGTWVR, from the coding sequence GTGACCGAACCGGCAGGGGCCGCTTCGGCACCCTCCGCCCGCCCCGCGCTCTCGCACATCGATGAAGCAGGCGCGGCGCACATGGTCGACGTCACCGCCAAGGACGCCACCAAGCGCACCGCCGTCGCGGCCGGTGCTCTGCACACCACCCCCGAGGTCGTCGCGATGATCGCGTCGGGCGGGCTGCCCAAAGGCGACGCGTTGGCTACCGCGCGGGTCGCCGGCATTCTCGCGGCCAAGCGCACCAGCGATTTGATTCCGCTGTGCCACCAGCTGGCCCTGACGGGGGTCGACATCGACTTCGTGATCGACGGCGCTCAGGTGGCGATTGCCGCGACCGTGCGCAGCACCGACCGCACCGGCGTCGAGATGGAGGCGCTGACGGCGGTGAGCGTCGCCGCGCTCACGCTCTACGACATGATCAAGGCGGTCGACCCCGCAGCCCGCATCGACGACATCAGAGTGCTGCGCAAAGAAGGCGGCAAGACCGGCACGTGGGTGCGGTGA
- a CDS encoding helicase-associated domain-containing protein has product MTENAPGIPLGSWLAELGDERLIRLLELRPDLTQPPPGTIAALAARAQARQSVKAATDDLDFLHLAVIDALLVLRADTTAVPLSKLLELIGDGGAESVVMGAVEDLRERALVWGHDSVRVASEAATGLPWYPGQATVEDTEPRGLAERLAGLDEAQSDLLQRLLEGSPVGRTRDAAAGTPPDRPVQRLLANGLLRQVDDETVILPRLVGQALRGELPGPVGLTAPDPVVSTTTIADVDAVAAGAVIDLLREVEVVLETLSAAPIPELRSGGLGVRDVKRMTKVTGIDESRLGVILEVTAAAGLIATGMPEPEPQDGTGPYWAPTVATDRFLESPTAQKWHLLASTWLELQGRPSLVGSRGPDGKPYAALSDSLFSTAAPLDRRLLLETLAGLAPGAGVDATEAARAMIWRRPRWGNRLQPGPVGALLVEAHMVGVVGRGAISTPARALLSDAAPENVVKAMDKVLPQPIDHFLLQADLTVVVPGPLERDLAEQLGAVARVESAGAAMVYRVSESSIRRALDTGRTAADLHAFFDRYSKTPVPQGLTYLIDDVARRHGQLRVGMAASFVRCEDPALLAQAITAPAAEQLEMRLLAPTVAVSQAQISEVLAALREAGFAPAAEDSTGTIVDLRERGARVPAPSRRRSHRTPAPTSQTLAAIVAVLRRVAAGPSTGMRLDPTVAITQLQEAAHLQMSVVIGYVDPAGVATQRVVAPINVRGGQLTAYDPASGRVREFAIHRVTSVVSAEQ; this is encoded by the coding sequence ATGACCGAAAACGCGCCGGGCATTCCTCTGGGCTCCTGGCTGGCCGAACTCGGCGATGAGCGGCTGATCCGGCTGCTGGAGTTGCGGCCCGATCTGACACAGCCCCCGCCGGGGACCATCGCGGCGCTGGCGGCGCGGGCGCAGGCACGCCAGTCGGTCAAGGCCGCGACGGATGACCTGGACTTTCTTCATCTCGCGGTGATCGACGCGCTGCTGGTCCTGCGTGCCGATACGACGGCGGTGCCGCTGTCGAAGCTGCTGGAGCTGATCGGTGACGGGGGTGCCGAGTCGGTCGTGATGGGGGCCGTCGAGGACCTTCGCGAGCGCGCGCTGGTGTGGGGCCACGATTCGGTGCGGGTCGCCTCCGAGGCAGCGACGGGCCTGCCCTGGTATCCCGGTCAGGCCACGGTCGAAGACACCGAGCCGAGAGGGCTCGCCGAGCGCCTCGCCGGCCTCGACGAGGCGCAGTCCGACCTGTTGCAGCGGCTGTTGGAGGGCTCGCCGGTGGGACGCACCCGCGACGCGGCCGCCGGCACCCCGCCGGATCGCCCGGTGCAGCGACTGCTGGCGAATGGACTGCTACGTCAGGTGGACGACGAGACGGTGATCCTGCCCAGGCTCGTCGGCCAGGCGCTGCGCGGTGAACTTCCCGGGCCTGTCGGGCTGACCGCACCCGATCCCGTGGTGTCGACTACGACGATCGCCGACGTCGACGCGGTGGCCGCGGGTGCCGTGATCGACTTGCTTCGCGAGGTCGAGGTTGTGCTCGAAACCCTCAGCGCTGCACCTATTCCCGAGCTGCGCAGTGGCGGGCTCGGTGTGCGCGACGTCAAACGGATGACGAAGGTCACCGGCATCGACGAAAGCCGGCTCGGCGTGATTCTCGAGGTGACCGCCGCGGCCGGGCTGATCGCGACGGGCATGCCGGAACCAGAACCGCAGGACGGCACCGGCCCCTACTGGGCGCCGACTGTGGCCACTGACCGCTTCCTCGAATCTCCGACCGCGCAGAAATGGCATCTGCTGGCGTCGACATGGCTGGAACTGCAGGGCAGGCCAAGCCTGGTCGGGAGCCGGGGCCCTGACGGTAAACCCTATGCGGCGCTTTCGGATTCGCTGTTCTCGACAGCCGCGCCGCTGGACCGGCGGCTACTCCTGGAGACGCTCGCCGGTCTCGCGCCCGGCGCCGGCGTCGACGCCACCGAGGCGGCACGCGCGATGATCTGGCGCCGGCCCCGCTGGGGCAATCGACTGCAACCGGGCCCGGTGGGTGCGTTGTTGGTGGAGGCGCACATGGTCGGCGTCGTCGGCCGCGGTGCGATCAGCACCCCGGCGCGCGCCCTCCTATCGGACGCCGCACCGGAGAATGTCGTCAAGGCGATGGACAAGGTGCTGCCCCAGCCCATCGACCACTTCCTGCTGCAGGCCGACCTGACGGTCGTGGTGCCGGGCCCACTGGAACGGGACCTCGCCGAGCAGTTGGGTGCTGTCGCGAGGGTTGAGTCGGCGGGTGCAGCGATGGTGTACCGAGTCAGCGAGTCGTCGATCCGACGCGCGCTCGACACCGGACGCACCGCGGCAGACCTGCACGCCTTCTTCGACCGATACTCTAAAACCCCTGTCCCACAAGGACTCACGTACCTGATCGATGATGTCGCCCGCCGGCACGGACAGCTGCGGGTCGGCATGGCCGCTTCGTTCGTGCGATGCGAGGACCCAGCGTTGCTGGCCCAGGCGATCACCGCACCGGCGGCCGAACAGTTGGAGATGCGGCTGCTGGCGCCCACCGTAGCGGTGTCCCAAGCGCAGATCTCCGAGGTGCTGGCCGCCCTTCGAGAGGCCGGCTTCGCCCCTGCGGCCGAGGACTCGACGGGCACGATCGTCGACCTCCGCGAGCGGGGAGCCAGGGTGCCCGCACCATCGCGCCGTCGGTCCCATCGGACGCCGGCCCCGACCAGTCAGACGCTGGCCGCGATCGTCGCGGTCCTGCGCAGGGTGGCGGCCGGACCGTCGACCGGCATGCGGCTGGACCCGACTGTGGCGATCACCCAGCTCCAGGAGGCCGCCCACCTCCAGATGTCGGTGGTGATCGGCTACGTCGACCCGGCCGGGGTCGCCACGCAACGGGTGGTGGCACCCATCAATGTTCGCGGCGGGCAGCTGACCGCCTACGACCCGGCGTCCGGCCGCGTACGGGAGTTCGCCATCCACCGCGTCACCTCTGTCGTGTCCGCCGAGCAGTAG